A window of the Sphingobium sp. CAP-1 genome harbors these coding sequences:
- a CDS encoding DUF2721 domain-containing protein has translation MIPTLPQVSQVAQTIQLALAPVFLLAGIGAFLNVCVGRLARIIDRARAVEALVLSTRGKEHDRMVAEIRVLDRRMSVVNAAIFLSVASACAVCLVVILLFAGNLFDAHLGTPIAILFSLAMLLQAGAFATFIQEIRLASRTIHIRNEVLYHKVEEDEAA, from the coding sequence ATGATCCCCACCCTCCCCCAAGTCTCTCAGGTCGCGCAAACCATCCAGCTTGCGCTGGCCCCCGTATTCCTGCTGGCGGGCATCGGCGCGTTCCTCAATGTCTGTGTCGGCCGGCTCGCCCGCATCATCGATCGCGCCCGCGCGGTCGAGGCGCTGGTCCTGTCCACACGGGGCAAGGAACATGACCGGATGGTCGCGGAAATCCGCGTCCTCGATCGGCGGATGAGCGTGGTCAATGCCGCCATCTTCCTGTCGGTCGCGTCGGCCTGCGCGGTCTGTCTGGTCGTCATCCTGCTGTTCGCGGGCAATCTGTTCGACGCCCATCTCGGCACGCCGATCGCCATCCTGTTCAGTCTGGCGATGCTGTTACAGGCGGGCGCCTTCGCCACCTTCATCCAGGAAATCCGGCTCGCGTCGCGGACCATCCATATCCGCAACGAAGTCCTCTATCACAAGGTGGAGGAGGACGAGGCGGCGTGA
- a CDS encoding (2Fe-2S)-binding protein, with protein MTKFTVNDRPVQYRMDPETPLLWALRDASNLTGTKYGCGTGDCGACTVDIDGEAVRSCQVTIGKTEGRFVTTIEALSPDRGHPLQQAFAAENVSQCGYCIPGMIMAASVLLRRTNDPSDEEIDAAITNLCRCGIYPRLRGAIRRAGRIMRGEDEGSGEQVAAAPPPGITPEEAARTVPALGKGALQPKR; from the coding sequence GTGACCAAGTTCACCGTCAACGACCGGCCGGTGCAATATCGCATGGACCCGGAAACGCCCCTGCTCTGGGCATTGCGCGACGCGTCCAACCTGACCGGCACCAAATATGGCTGCGGCACCGGCGACTGCGGCGCCTGCACCGTCGATATCGACGGAGAGGCGGTGCGATCCTGTCAGGTCACGATCGGCAAGACGGAAGGCCGCTTCGTCACCACGATCGAGGCGCTGTCGCCCGATCGCGGCCATCCGCTGCAACAGGCGTTCGCGGCGGAGAATGTCTCCCAGTGCGGCTATTGCATCCCCGGCATGATCATGGCCGCGTCGGTGCTGCTGCGCCGGACCAATGATCCGAGCGACGAAGAGATTGACGCGGCGATCACCAATCTCTGCCGCTGCGGCATCTATCCCCGGCTGCGCGGCGCGATCCGACGGGCGGGCCGGATCATGCGTGGCGAGGATGAGGGCAGCGGGGAACAGGTCGCCGCCGCCCCGCCGCCGGGCATCACCCCCGAAGAGGCGGCCAGGACGGTCCCGGCCCTGGGCAAGGGCGCGCTTCAGCCGAAGCGGTAG